One part of the Granulicella arctica genome encodes these proteins:
- a CDS encoding membrane dipeptidase → MSSFIRTLGTLSVLSVLPLAAQSPRSKPVTDAEVARITREAILIDTHDDVPSKTVDGYDIATANKSGQTDLPRMKGFLGAEFFAVFVDASYVKDNHSANRTLQMIDTVRTDVIAAHPNEFVFATTADDIVRAHKQHKIAALMGIEGGHAIEDSLRLLRDYYALGIRYMTLTHFNTNSWADSQGDFSDTTVVHHNGLTPFGKDVVREMNRLGMMVDISHTADKTFYDALEVSTAPIIASHSSCRAVSDNTRNMTDDMLKALAAKGGTVQINFDCAYLSQRYSDVSKPIMVELRPRFHEAMKIEDPVAREAAMDKLEAEANAKIPPATLVDVVAQIDHAVKIAGIDHVGIGTDFDGVGCVPAELGSYDKFPALTRALLEKGYTASDIKKIYGGNLLRVMRAVEQRARELKSTTAIETTIATAK, encoded by the coding sequence GTGTCATCTTTCATTCGTACCCTTGGGACCCTGAGCGTTCTATCTGTATTGCCCCTCGCTGCGCAAAGCCCCCGCTCCAAACCGGTCACAGACGCTGAGGTCGCCCGCATTACGCGCGAGGCCATCCTGATTGACACCCACGATGACGTTCCCTCGAAGACAGTCGACGGCTATGATATCGCTACAGCAAACAAAAGTGGCCAAACAGATCTTCCGCGCATGAAAGGATTTCTTGGCGCAGAGTTTTTTGCTGTTTTCGTCGACGCCTCCTACGTTAAGGACAACCACTCCGCGAATCGTACTCTACAGATGATCGATACCGTCCGCACCGATGTCATCGCCGCGCATCCCAACGAGTTCGTGTTTGCCACCACAGCGGATGATATCGTCCGCGCACACAAGCAGCATAAGATAGCGGCTCTCATGGGAATAGAAGGTGGCCACGCAATCGAGGACTCGCTGCGCCTGCTGCGCGATTACTATGCTCTCGGCATACGCTACATGACGCTCACCCACTTCAACACCAATAGCTGGGCTGACTCACAGGGTGATTTTAGCGATACTACGGTGGTCCATCACAATGGCCTTACTCCCTTTGGGAAGGATGTTGTCCGCGAGATGAATCGTCTCGGCATGATGGTTGACATCTCTCACACCGCTGACAAAACCTTTTATGACGCACTCGAAGTGTCGACCGCACCTATTATCGCCTCACACTCGAGCTGCCGCGCTGTGTCCGACAATACCCGCAACATGACGGACGACATGCTCAAAGCGCTTGCAGCCAAAGGTGGCACGGTGCAGATCAACTTCGACTGCGCCTACCTTTCGCAACGCTACTCCGATGTCTCCAAGCCCATCATGGTCGAGCTCCGCCCACGCTTTCACGAAGCGATGAAGATCGAAGACCCCGTTGCCCGCGAAGCAGCCATGGACAAGCTCGAAGCAGAAGCTAACGCGAAGATTCCGCCCGCCACTCTTGTTGATGTCGTCGCCCAGATCGACCATGCGGTGAAGATTGCCGGTATTGATCACGTCGGCATCGGCACTGATTTTGACGGCGTAGGTTGCGTTCCTGCTGAACTTGGTTCCTACGATAAATTCCCTGCCCTGACCCGCGCTCTGCTCGAAAAAGGGTATACCGCTTCGGATATAAAAAAGATCTATGGCGGCAATCTTCTCCGTGTCATGCGAGCTGTGGAACAGCGTGCCCGCGAACTCAAATCCACTACGGCCATCGAGACCACTATTGCCACCGCAAAGTAG
- a CDS encoding TonB-dependent receptor, which translates to MLVVLIAMVSTMKAQSNYGAVRGIVADAQGAIIAKAQVSLTSEATHITRTTISNAAGEYSFSAVDPGTYTVTSVADGFSQLTHKGIVVDSGNTIPVDMTLTIGSSSQTVEVTASEPIVNSGTSYNGQLIDSQKLQNLPNPGRNPFLFSKLDNSVTPVGDPRFVRFQDQSGSSTISIAGAPLSSNNYSVDGIPITDFSNRAVIIPSIEAVQEVKIQANTYDAEIGRTSGGMFNTTLHSGSSTLHGVLQGETRQTNWGANLFFNNRTPYTSNGVTQPTTPRGAATFYSYVGAIGGPVPLPHILGGKDKTFFWLTEEGYRQRSPLTSAVSFAVPTVAERGGNFSDLGGITDANGNCISGRCIFDPTTSTTVTNSAGKQVVQRKAFVNGIIPTNQISVVGQGLINAYPTPNTSNSGYGIANFNGGDTLGDRADEFVGKLDHEFGSKWAADFYYMHYGSKEPGGNALTTQAGSSSSYLLYRKVDAVGIQNTITLNPTTILTVGFGFNRFPNNTLDISQGFDQTTLGLPTSYVSALKKTGFPAITTSSATNLAYEGTSNSGPAAYFSRNFVTGIAKSLGKHSVKAGYVFRAISLTYTSLSNASGTYAFDTTFTSADNSSTSTGDDAASMLLGYPTSGSVSIPSRLAITTQYHAGYLQDDWRVLPKLTLNLGFRYEYEPGIHERSNHYSVGFDRTVTNPLTATSGVQTLGGVEFAGQNGYPTKTGDMGSKYSPRGGFAYELTPGTVIRGGYGIFFLPLVYSNSAALAPGFVATNSYVATNGGGLPANSINNPFPNGLAGPTGSASGYLTGVGSSLSVIDQGRRAPRFDSYSADLQQQFPFGIAFKLGYVGGHGRNLSNSLDINQLSDANLALGAGVLNASVTNPYYQKGGKGAIGGKTVSQYQLLRPFPAFTTITDLVSDGKSRYNALDVKLQKQFDKGLTVLAAYTWSSNWDNAWGATSTLNPNNNGPQDIYNLAPEYSRAINDIPHRFTLATTYELPFGSGKTFFGGAGRLVNLAVGGWKFNDITIVQSGSPLPITQANNNSSYGQSAQRPTIVAGVTPCKTGSPESRLGAYFNAAAFVSTPQGSYGNSPRTVPCYGPGYLNSDLSLNKDFTVTQRVHIEFRAEALNAFNTPEFNAPSIAINATSTTANSASVGAIGASQGTLGFPRLIQLGGRLTF; encoded by the coding sequence ATGTTAGTTGTACTGATCGCGATGGTTTCCACGATGAAAGCCCAGTCGAACTATGGCGCCGTCCGTGGAATTGTTGCTGATGCGCAAGGCGCAATAATTGCCAAGGCACAGGTGAGCCTGACCTCCGAGGCGACGCACATCACGCGTACGACGATCAGCAATGCCGCAGGCGAATATTCTTTCAGCGCAGTTGATCCAGGAACATACACCGTGACGTCCGTGGCTGACGGTTTCAGTCAGTTGACCCACAAGGGCATCGTGGTGGATTCAGGAAATACCATCCCTGTGGATATGACACTGACAATCGGCTCTTCCAGTCAGACTGTTGAAGTGACAGCGTCTGAGCCGATCGTCAATAGCGGTACATCCTACAACGGCCAGCTTATCGATTCGCAGAAGCTACAGAACCTACCCAATCCAGGCCGTAACCCTTTTCTTTTTTCCAAGCTCGATAACAGTGTGACTCCCGTTGGCGATCCCCGTTTTGTGCGCTTCCAGGATCAGAGCGGCTCTTCGACGATCTCCATCGCTGGAGCGCCACTGAGTTCCAATAACTATTCGGTCGATGGTATTCCGATTACGGACTTCAGCAATCGTGCTGTCATTATTCCTTCGATCGAAGCAGTACAGGAAGTCAAGATTCAGGCAAACACGTATGACGCGGAGATTGGTCGCACGAGTGGCGGCATGTTCAACACCACACTTCATTCTGGATCGAGCACTTTGCATGGCGTACTGCAAGGGGAGACACGGCAGACGAACTGGGGTGCCAACCTCTTCTTTAATAACCGAACTCCATATACCTCGAATGGCGTAACGCAACCGACGACACCTCGTGGCGCGGCCACATTTTATAGCTATGTTGGCGCGATCGGCGGCCCGGTCCCGCTCCCTCATATTCTCGGAGGTAAAGACAAGACCTTCTTCTGGTTGACGGAAGAGGGCTATCGGCAGCGTTCACCACTCACCTCGGCTGTGTCCTTCGCGGTTCCTACAGTGGCTGAGCGCGGTGGCAACTTCTCCGACCTTGGTGGCATCACCGACGCCAACGGAAACTGCATTTCGGGACGCTGCATCTTCGATCCGACAACCAGTACGACAGTCACGAACTCTGCGGGTAAGCAGGTTGTCCAACGCAAGGCCTTTGTCAATGGGATCATTCCGACAAACCAGATTAGCGTCGTCGGCCAGGGACTTATCAACGCATATCCCACACCGAATACCTCGAATTCAGGTTACGGTATCGCGAACTTCAATGGTGGTGATACTCTCGGCGACCGAGCGGATGAATTCGTAGGAAAGCTCGATCATGAGTTCGGCAGCAAGTGGGCCGCGGATTTCTACTATATGCACTATGGCAGTAAGGAGCCAGGCGGCAATGCGTTGACGACCCAGGCAGGCAGCTCCTCTTCGTATCTTCTTTATCGGAAGGTCGATGCGGTTGGTATTCAGAACACGATCACCTTGAACCCTACGACGATTCTCACGGTCGGCTTCGGATTCAATCGCTTCCCCAACAACACGCTGGACATCAGCCAGGGCTTCGACCAGACAACGCTTGGTCTCCCCACATCCTACGTGAGCGCATTGAAGAAGACCGGCTTCCCGGCGATCACCACCTCGAGCGCGACGAACCTGGCGTATGAGGGAACCTCTAACTCGGGTCCCGCAGCCTACTTCTCCCGTAACTTCGTAACCGGTATAGCCAAGAGTCTCGGAAAGCACAGCGTAAAAGCTGGCTATGTCTTTCGTGCTATCAGTTTGACCTACACCAGCTTGTCGAATGCAAGCGGTACATACGCCTTCGACACAACCTTTACCTCGGCTGATAACTCGTCAACGTCAACCGGCGATGATGCTGCCAGCATGCTGCTTGGTTATCCTACCTCCGGCTCCGTCAGCATCCCGTCGAGGCTGGCGATCACCACGCAGTATCACGCTGGTTATCTTCAGGACGACTGGCGCGTTTTGCCCAAGCTCACCCTGAATCTCGGCTTCCGTTATGAGTATGAGCCCGGCATTCACGAGCGAAGCAATCACTACTCCGTAGGCTTCGATCGAACGGTAACGAATCCGCTAACGGCAACCTCAGGCGTGCAGACCCTTGGTGGCGTTGAGTTTGCAGGACAGAACGGGTATCCGACGAAGACCGGCGATATGGGTAGTAAGTATTCGCCACGCGGCGGCTTTGCCTACGAGCTCACTCCTGGCACCGTCATTCGCGGAGGCTATGGCATCTTCTTCCTCCCACTCGTCTACAGTAACTCTGCCGCCCTGGCACCTGGATTTGTTGCAACGAACAGCTACGTTGCAACAAACGGTGGCGGCTTGCCAGCCAACAGCATCAACAATCCTTTCCCGAATGGTCTTGCTGGACCAACCGGAAGCGCATCCGGCTACCTGACCGGCGTCGGCAGTTCACTCTCTGTAATCGACCAGGGCCGTCGGGCACCACGCTTCGATTCCTACTCCGCCGATCTTCAACAGCAATTCCCATTCGGCATCGCCTTCAAGCTCGGTTACGTCGGCGGCCATGGACGCAATCTCTCGAACAGTCTCGACATCAATCAGCTTAGCGACGCCAACCTCGCCTTGGGCGCGGGAGTTCTGAACGCCTCCGTCACCAATCCTTACTACCAGAAGGGTGGCAAAGGAGCGATCGGCGGCAAAACGGTCAGCCAGTACCAGCTGCTTCGTCCCTTCCCCGCCTTCACGACGATCACCGATCTGGTAAGCGATGGAAAGTCGCGATACAACGCATTGGATGTGAAGCTCCAGAAGCAGTTCGACAAGGGGCTTACCGTTCTTGCAGCGTATACCTGGTCCTCTAACTGGGATAATGCATGGGGTGCCACCAGCACGCTCAATCCCAACAACAATGGCCCGCAGGATATCTACAATCTCGCTCCCGAGTACTCGCGGGCGATCAACGATATCCCGCATCGCTTCACCTTGGCGACGACCTACGAGCTGCCCTTCGGCAGCGGGAAGACGTTCTTCGGCGGCGCCGGACGACTGGTCAATCTTGCTGTCGGTGGATGGAAGTTCAACGACATCACGATCGTTCAGAGCGGTTCGCCGCTTCCGATCACCCAGGCAAACAACAACTCGTCGTACGGTCAGTCGGCTCAGCGGCCAACGATTGTGGCGGGGGTAACCCCTTGCAAGACGGGCTCGCCAGAGAGCAGACTCGGTGCCTACTTCAACGCGGCGGCCTTTGTCTCCACTCCGCAGGGCAGCTATGGCAACTCGCCCAGAACGGTTCCTTGCTACGGGCCCGGTTACCTGAACTCGGATCTTTCGCTCAACAAAGACTTCACAGTAACGCAGCGCGTCCACATCGAGTTCCGTGCTGAAGCTCTCAATGCGTTCAACACGCCGGAGTTCAATGCTCCAAGCATTGCCATCAATGCCACATCCACCACAGCGAACTCGGCAAGCGTCGGAGCTATCGGCGCATCGCAGGGAACGCTGGGCTTCCCCAGGCTCATTCAACTGGGTGGTCGGTTGACGTTCTAA
- a CDS encoding pyridoxal phosphate-dependent aminotransferase — protein sequence MQSSKIASAVSRRSFMRLAGVAASMPIFTEAHFAYAALQSAPAAATARRTRPAMPADAVLINANENPLGPCTAACEAIAAIAHKGGRYDIDGETAKLTTTFAKQNGLKEDYISVYAGSSEPLHFTVLAFTSPTRGFVTADPSYEAGMRAAMIAKAKISKIPLKADYSHDVKAMVAADPNAGVIYICNPNNPTGTLTTKEDIIYALENKPKGSILLVDEAYIHLSDAPNVLDLVAADKDLIVLRTFSKVYGMAGIRCGFAVGRPDLLAKLQPFGQNAMPITGSAAANVSLLDPELVPIRRKIIADTRNDTFEFLKANNYKYIPSHSNCFMIDTGRNGQQVIAAMREKNVFIGRTWPIWPNVVRVSVGTPAEMAKFKTAFKEVMDAPPTTASGHDPLANIAFPQLS from the coding sequence ATGCAATCTTCGAAGATCGCCAGCGCCGTCTCTCGTCGCTCTTTCATGCGCCTGGCAGGCGTCGCTGCTTCCATGCCCATTTTCACGGAAGCACACTTTGCCTATGCGGCTCTCCAATCCGCTCCGGCCGCAGCCACGGCGCGCCGTACCCGGCCCGCTATGCCAGCCGATGCAGTGCTCATCAATGCGAACGAAAACCCTCTGGGCCCATGTACAGCGGCCTGCGAAGCCATCGCAGCCATCGCACATAAGGGCGGCCGTTACGACATCGACGGCGAGACCGCCAAACTTACAACTACCTTTGCCAAGCAGAACGGATTGAAAGAGGACTACATCTCCGTCTACGCCGGCTCTTCTGAACCACTACACTTCACCGTTCTCGCCTTCACCTCGCCTACCCGCGGCTTTGTCACTGCCGATCCCTCTTATGAAGCAGGAATGCGCGCCGCAATGATTGCCAAGGCGAAGATCTCCAAGATTCCTCTCAAGGCTGACTACTCCCACGATGTGAAAGCGATGGTTGCCGCAGATCCGAACGCCGGCGTGATCTACATCTGCAACCCGAACAATCCCACGGGGACCCTCACGACAAAAGAGGATATTATCTACGCTCTCGAGAACAAGCCCAAGGGCTCGATTCTCCTGGTCGACGAAGCGTACATTCATCTTTCAGATGCGCCGAATGTGCTTGACCTTGTTGCCGCTGACAAGGATCTCATTGTGCTGCGCACCTTCTCGAAGGTATATGGCATGGCTGGTATCCGTTGCGGCTTCGCGGTGGGACGTCCCGACCTACTCGCCAAGCTCCAGCCCTTTGGCCAAAACGCGATGCCCATCACTGGATCCGCTGCGGCTAACGTCAGCCTGCTCGATCCGGAACTCGTCCCGATACGCCGTAAAATTATTGCTGATACGCGCAACGACACCTTCGAGTTCCTGAAGGCAAACAACTACAAGTACATCCCATCACACTCCAACTGCTTCATGATCGACACCGGCCGCAACGGCCAGCAGGTCATCGCGGCCATGCGTGAAAAGAACGTCTTCATCGGCCGAACGTGGCCCATCTGGCCGAACGTTGTTCGCGTCAGCGTCGGCACACCTGCCGAGATGGCGAAGTTCAAAACGGCCTTCAAGGAGGTCATGGACGCACCACCGACCACAGCGTCGGGCCACGATCCTCTTGCCAATATTGCCTTCCCTCAACTCTCCTAG